From the genome of Nicotiana sylvestris chromosome 1, ASM39365v2, whole genome shotgun sequence:
AGCATTATCAACAACGTAAGTCCTCCATGAGGCATCTTCAATGCTATAAGACCTTCGGGCATGCCCAAATCATTAAGAACTCAAGCTAGGCATGATTTATACTTATACTAAGTaacctatctgtaagacctcaagcaaggcatgctcaaatttataagaccttacaaaaggcatagtCTCGATCTAAAagtcaaggctatatattcgaacttgtaagacccctaaaaaggcataccctcgatatagacaccgAAGCTACTTCACTAAGGGactaaaaggctacgaccaaacacaatgactccggtcacaaggctccggccaaactaaTGCAACTCGGGACTCCCGACCGTCACCATAAAATCACAAGCCTTTAATTACTTCGAAATACATCGAAAAGAACCAGTTGATCAGGCTACTCCCAGCATAAGAAAAacagcttcgatcatatcagctccaaacaataggctttgaaacaattcagccatcgagcgaaaccttccgaggtgctcattTGTCGCTACATAActactcacaatcgaggttcttatcgaaccATCGAAGAGTCGGGCGAACATCAAACTTCAAAAGGCCTTTaacaagggaaaaataaagcctacattagAGATCATATCTACCCAACACGTAAGAGCCACTACCGCTAGCTTAAATTAAGGGTCGTACCGagccaacgcgtaagagccactgtcgctagctTAAATGAAAGGTCGTAATggcccaatgcataagagccactatcgccaactTGAATTAAAGGTCGTACTGACCTAAtacgtaagagccattatcgccagcccaaagtagaggtcgtaccgaccgaATGCGctagagcctacgggccagcatAACAAGCCTCAGGGCCGATCTGTAAGCCTAAGGGCTTTTACTCGAAGGCTAATTCATCTGGATAATTATTGACAAACGTTGAAATACAAGACAAAGAAAGACACACACAAGCAAagggaaatgcatgaaaaatgaaaCCAAAAGGCTTccttatatatgtatgtgtgaAATAATGCAATGCTCTCTAATATCCTTATACACAGAATCAGAAAAGAATAGCCTATTCTACTTTCTCCTTGGGGATTGCGGCCTCGTTGGCCTCTCCCTCATTATCTTCGGCATCAGATacgaggaacttggcatcatattcATCCGCCTTGGCCTGCTCAATCTCTtctgagagatcgaagcccctggcaTGGATTTCCTCAAGGGTTTCCCTCCGGGATTTACACCGGTCATACTCATTGCTTCTGCCTTCCCGATCGGAAGCCCCTCTTAACTTAGCTCGAGCATCAACAGCGTGTTTTAAATAGATGGCCATTTTCCTGTCAGTTTTATCCCGAATCTCTTCGGCTTCAGCTTGGGCATCCACGACCTCGCTTTCATCTCCAAAAGGTTAGACTCGAGCCTTGCAATCCTGCTTGTCTGGATCAAGATATTTTTACGGGCGTTCTGGAGCTGTACCTTGAGGGcagaagccttggccaaagcattcttcttggccgcaatatgggcatctatctgagccTTTAGCTTGTTGCACTCATACTTGGCCTGGCCAACCTCGCCCCAAAGGCGTTCCAGATCTTCTGTCTTGCTCTGCaactgaagtatcaaaatattaatctctaaggatagaagaagaagcattcaTTCCCTCGGAGCAAAGGTTACCTGTTTCTCGAGGTGGCTTTCGTAGTTCAGCTTCGATTCGCCTCATACCGAAGGTGACTCAATTCTTTTCcccttttatcacaaagaagcctaagggatttctccccatccaagtCTTTCCTCAACCTGGCTTCATAGCAGAGCAGCTcagacttgagcttgtcaaaggcctatgaaaaagaagctcgaTGAGAAAACGAGAATGTAAAATCATAAAACCAACAAAGTCAACCAAAGCTCACCGTAGAACAAAGCCGCTGAGCCTCCTCAAAGGTTGAGCCTGCATCTACTAGCTTGGTCTCACCAGCCCTAGTTGAACCGATCTCGATGGGGACATGGTCACTCGAGACCTTGCTTGATTTAGGTGACCCATGGTCTCGAACATCCCTCAAAGTACCTTCGATAGGATATGAAAACGGCAGTAAAAAACccgtatccctcgaagtaccttcgacaggAGATGAGGACGACGACAGAACACATGTATCCCTCGAAGCACCTTCGACGGGAAAAGAAGACAACAGCAAAGGAGGAGCCATTATTCCGAGGCTAGAAGCCTCAAGTGTTGCAAGCTCGACCGATACATCTCCTTTGAGCCTCCGGGCAGGGCTTGCCTTGCTATGAGCATCTTCATCATTTGAAGATTCCTTCCATTTATTATCATTCCTCGGCCCCGAAGCCGACAATCCTTCCTCCTCTCCGAGGGGGCACGGTCTCATCTCAGAAAATTCTCCAATACCTGCGGTGATGGAGTtaatacacataaaagaaagtacctttcgaAGAAAATGGGCCACCACGTACCGTGGTATTTGGCCTCTCATCTACCTTTGGACAGATCTCGCCACTTATGCTCATCATAAGTTGAGCAAGCTGCCAGTTTCCGAGTCCAATTTTCCAGGTCAGGGACCTTGTATGGCAACCATGGGATCACTATAGAGAAGGAAAGGAAGACATCTTTAATGAAGTCTGCCTCCACCATGAACAAAACAATGAAAACACAAGTATACCACTTacatgtgaaattccatttctcaagaaATGGCAGGAACTCTACGGGGATAATATCGACGGTCCGCACTCAGATAACtcgactcatccaccctcgatccccGTCTTCTTCATTACTGGCAATAAAGGGCTGAGTGGATCAACATCGTAGAGTAATCAAGCCTCGGTAATACAAGGGCTAGTACAATCTGATAAGATGTCcgagggtgaactcgagcccggCTTTATCTgcaaagtaccttatcatcaacaTTATCCTCCAAAATGATAGGTGAACCTGTGTCAGGGTAACCTGAAATCTCCTACAAAACTCGAGCATAACCCTATCGAGAGGGCCTAGTGTAAATAGGTACGTGTATACATTCAAAAACCCCTCGGTATGGCCATGATACTCTCTTCCGAGGAAGGCATCTGCAGTACCGCCCTTTCTCCCCATCCGTAGTCTTTCCTGACTGCCTCGAGGTGTTTCTCCCCTATTGATGAGACGACCCTCGATGCATGCTCCTAATGGCCCTaaacattgggaggtctctctaacataaagtccctcctcgagacaaagcacctcgaAGTTAGCTCATCGGACATCGGCGGTGTACCACCAACCGAGCGTGAATCAGAAGCGGAACTCTCCTCTTCTTGATGAACAGATTTGGACGTAGCAGCCATGGATATGGtaaaataagaaaaggaaaatgaagaCTTGGGCGAGAGATTTGAGTTGAAATGGTAGAATAAGGGCTCTATAAAAGCGATAGTCACTCAAAAGTAGCGGAATCCTCAAATAAGAAGAAAGCAAGTacatatatagagcaagcggcGACTGTTCGCCTATTTTGAAGGCCAATTAATACTGACcatgttgttgatacccaattttttcctatgtatttttatatgcaaaatactttcaaaatctcatgtacatgcatatataagcatgcccaagagttttggtatttttttcctaatttttaaagattttaaaatcaatttattgtctattttagcagtacaaaatccataattattcctaaaatcatcaattttggtgaataatttattttattcccatatttataccaaaatatagttaatataatttttgtatatttttacaaatttatttgggatttaaaagactaaattgcatataattgcaattatagcccatttttatgattaatagtatttttaattgtaaaattggtcccaatattttaaattaatatttatatattagtaATTGggttagtacttttaatttgcttttaaaattattttactattttttataaaattaaaggaaaaactggctatttaacatttagccccatctcatttcaattacagccccatTTCATTTCAACTCTAGCCCATAAATTGACCCAATCCTAACCCCAACCAGACCGGCCTAGTTTCAATTGGGATCCAACCCACGACCGAATTACAAACGACCCAACCTGTTCCCCACCTATCACTTAAAGCTAGACCAttgatcactcaagatcaacgGCAAAGACTCGCACATTcctaattaaacctaaacaaCTACCCTAATACCCTCATTCTCACCTGAACTGCCGCCTTTGAAACTTctcgtctctcaaactctccgaaaccctaacctCCTTCTACCCCTCTTCAACCACcactccaccggaatccatggcttctcaggccatggatgatTGGTACTCACTCCCCTCAACCACTAAACCTTGGATGTTCAATGTTTTAAGGCCCGACTTCGATGGCTCTCTtcaaatccttctcagatctgtagatctatggcttctccagCCATTCCTCCGGCATATTCAGGCAATATGAGCCTTTTCGACTCAGGGtttgactttcctcaagacctttctcatttctaggtttttctctgaaaccctaagttgtccgaggttctttacttgcttattttctTAGATTTGGAATATGTCTGTGGTCTACTGAactttttaaaggttttccccaaattctcttttcaaaatcgtttaatttcgatttagggtttctaaaAGGTTTCTTCAAAATATCTTCCTGattcttttgttctttctttatgtgtgtttgtctatGTTAtgctcgtatgacttcttttactaCGCATGTATTATTCTTCTACTTTCTTTTCTCctgtactcacatgttaatctgtgttatgttttccttactcttctactatatgtgtttactgtgagTTCTTTGATGTTGTTTGCTTTACTGGACTATGTTTGTGTTCTTACTAAGCATGATTCATCTGTTTTTAcctaagtttgtatcactttttcttctgaacttgtttaagttctgagtttttctcgaaacgtgttctccatgctcttgactgtgtatcatgtctgtttgtttctcataagtctttggaaaagactcctGAGCCTTTGTCGAGtggcttgccttctcatctctattgtctCACTCAATTCGAAACCCTAAGATTTGGGGATTTCTTGTCAATTTGGATCTTTTGTGAGCgagttagggttccactttgggaccctggactctcagactcattgtgagtctgcaAACTAGACTTGTATccctttgcttatgattctgaactttCTATGTTAGACTATTTTCTAAGTAATTTGACAATCCCCTCTGGTATTCAcctatttgtgtgctttatatatgagaaattcttctttcaaaagggtTCTGCCAACTATTGATTGATTCTAAAATCCTCTAAagggggtttgattgattgttactgattttttttgattgaacctcctttaccttttcctgacttggttcattcgaatggaacttgtaattttgatttccctggctgtttgattgattccctttccttatttttccaaaccgtgtaccattggacttttgccttaaataacttctatgtatttaccctttttgtgctattttgaaaaggttttaatcaaaacttctttcc
Proteins encoded in this window:
- the LOC138873258 gene encoding uncharacterized protein codes for the protein MAATSKSVHQEEESSASDSRSVGDFIKDVFLSFSIVIPWLPYKVPDLENWTRKLAACSTYDEHKWRDLSKGIGEFSEMRPCPLGEEEGLSASGPRNDNKWKESSNDEDAHSKASPARRLKGDVSVELATLEASSLGIMAPPLLLSSFPVEGASRDTCVLSSSSSPVEGTSRDTGFLLPFSYPIEGTLRDVRDHGSPKSSKVSSDHVPIEIGSTRAGETKLVDAGSTFEEAQRLCSTAFDKLKSELLCYEARLRKDLDGEKSLRLLCDKRGKELSHLRYELQSKTEDLERLWGEVGQAKYECNKLKAQIDAHIAAKKNALAKASALKVVDAQAEAEEIRDKTDRKMAIYLKHAVDARAKLRGASDREGRSNEYDRCKSRRETLEEIHARGFDLSEEIEQAKADEYDAKFLVSDAEDNEGEANEAAIPKEKVE